GTCAAGCCGGAGGCTGAACAGAACCACTACGTGCTGATGTCGCGGATCGTCACGGCGATCACGGCGATCTTCGCCCTTTACATCACGTTCTACGTGCTGGAGACCATCACCGGCGCCTGGGAGTTCATCATCCAGTGCGGCGCGGGCACAGGCTTCGTGCTGATCATGCGCTGGTTCTGGTGGCGGCTCAACGCCTGGTCGGAGATCACCTCGATGGTCGCGCCGATCGTTGCATACACCTGGATCAGCCAGTTCACCACGATCGTGTTCCCCGAGTCAATCTACATCATCGTGCTCTTCACGATTGCCGTAACCCTCGCCGTCACCTGGCTCACCAAACCAACTGACAGATCAACGTTGCACGCCTTCTACCGCACCACGAGGGTTGGCGGAGCGCTGTGGAAACCGGTGGCCGACGAACTTCCTGACGTACAAGGCGACACCGGCTTCCCGGCCCTTTTTGCCAACTGGTTTTTCGGCATCGTGCTGGTTTACGCCACACTGTTCGGAACCGGCAAACTGATCTTTGGCGAACCGCTGGCTGCCGCGCTCTACTACGCCGCCGGAGCATTGGCTGGCGTAATGATCTACCGCGACCTGTCGAAGAGAAACTGGAAAACCTTCGATTAACAATGACCTCGCGCCGCAAACTCATCCTCGCCTCGCAATCGCCGCGACGTCGGGAATTGCTCGCCATGACGGGAATTCCGTTCGAAACCGCCTCGGTCGAGATCGATGAAACCTTCGACCCGGCGCTGACAGTCGAGAAGAACGTGATGGCGATCTCGAAGCAGAAGGCCGAAGCCGTAATGTGGACGTTGCCGCAAGACGCTGGCGAAGCGATCGTACTCGGATCGGACACCACGGTAGTGCTCGATGGCGCCGCGCTCGGAAAACCCGGCGACGCCGACCACGCCTTTGAGATGCTCTCCGCGCTGCAAGGCCGCAGCCACGAGGTGCTCACCGGCTTCTGTATCCTGCACGATGGCAAGGCAATCACGGACTACGCCCGCACCATCGTCGAGATCGGCGCGATGACGCCCGGAGAGATCACCCGCTACATCGAAGTGATGAAACCGTTCGACAAAGCCGGATCGTACGGCATTCAGGACCCGCTGCTCGCCTGCTTCGTCACCGGCATCGACGGCTGCTACTACAACGTCGTCGGCCTGCCGGTCTCGAAAGTGTACGCCGCGCTCAAACCACTCTTCCCACTGGACGCGAATCGATGAGCCAGAAACCTGTCCTCGTCATCCTCGGCCCCACCGCCTCCGGCAAAACGGAGCTGGCCTTCCGCATCGCCCGTAAAACCGGCGGAGAAATCATCTCGGCCGACTCGCGCCAGATCTATCGCAGCATGGACATCGGCACCGCCAAGCCGCCGAAGTGGATGCTCAATGAAGTCAAACACCATTTCATCGACGAAAAGGAGATCGGCGAACCCTTCAGCGCGGGAGATTTCGCAGAACAGGCGGCAGAGAGAATCCGCGAACTACGTCAGCGCGGCATTACACCTATCGTGGCGGGCGGCTCGACGCTCTACCTCGAAGGCCTGCTCAAAGGCTTCGCCGAACTGCCGCAATCCAATCCGGAGATCAGAGCGCGGCTGAAGCATGAACTTGAGCTGCACGGCGCAGAAGCGCTCTACCGACGGCTCGAAGCGTTCGACCCGGAGCAGGCCAAAACCCTCGACCCCACCAAAACCCAGCGCCTCATCCGGAGCCTCGAAATCATCGAAATTTCGGGAACGACGGTCACCGCCCTGCAACGCAAAACCTCCGGCCCGCCGCCCGGCATCGAGTTCACCGTCATCGCCCTCGATCTGCCCCGCGAAGTGCTCTACGAGCGCATCAACCGACGCACAAGCGAAATGATGCACGCCGGACTCGAAGCCGAAACCCGCCATCTTTTCGACAAGTTTCGTGACGAATGGCGCAGCAAAAAACTCAACGCCCTTGCTACCGTTGGCTATCGCGAACTCTTCGAACACTTCGAAGGGCTGTACAATTTGGAGACCGCTGAAGCCCTTATCGCCCAGCACACCCGCAACTATGCCAAACGCCAGTTGACATTTTTCCGTAACCGACTCGATGTGGAATGGGTAAAAGGCCCGCTTGATGAAGCCGGGATTGAGGCGCTGGTTGAGTCGCTTTGCGAGAAAATTGCCTGATCTTTTACCACATTCACCTGCCTCTACGCAATAAAGCTCTGAACGCACCCACCTCCCCTCTCAACTCCCACCGATATTTTACGCTATCGCAAAAAATATGATTTGAATGAATGGAATTTTGTACGATAATAGGGATAGGGGTCGCTCCGCATCGATTGTATAACCATCCCTCACTGATTGTGGAGCGAAAAGGCTGTTCACATGCCTTAAAAAAATTAGTTACCGTTTTTCCGCTGGAGTTTTTTTATGAAACACTCCATATCGACTCGCAAGGAGTTGACCATCCTCAAGCTCGAAGAGCAGGTTTTTGATGTCCGGCATGCCGAATGGTTCAGGACAACAATCGATACGATGGTCAGTGATGAGGCAAGCAGAAACATCATCATCGATTTTTCACAAGTCAAGGCAATCGACTCGTCTGGCATAGGTTCCATCCTTCTTGCCCACCAGCGCGCCAACAGTTCAGAAGGGCTGGCTATTTTCGTCTCGCTCTGCCAGCAGATCAAGGATCTGCTCAAACTCGCCAACCTGGACAAACAGCTCTTCATCTTCTCATCGATCAACGAGGTCATGACCCTGATCGAACCGGCCCTGAAAGGTAAACGTGCCAGCAAGGCGCGCCGGCAGCAGCAAAATGATGATGACAACGACGGTGACGATGAGGTGAACGAAGAGATCGATATTCTGCCCGACGATGCATACGAAAGCGAATCGTTCGACGACATGGACGACGAAACAACCGACGACAGCAACGAGCGCGAAGAGGACGATGATGAAGCCGAAGTCAAGCCCCGCAAAGTGGCTAAAACGCCGAAAAAGCGCGGCCGCCCGAAGAAAAATTCTCAACCGGTGAAGGCGGTCAGAAAAAAATCCGAACATTTGGACTGACTGCCCATCTCGGCTTCCAGCTCAACACGCAGCACTATCCGCCAGCCCTCCATTTGACTTTTTTTAGCGTCTACACTATTTTTTGAACGGTGGTCAGTACCTTGCCGCCTTCTCTTGAAAAACGAACTGTTTTATCCAGAGAAAGGAGCGCCTTGCCATGCTTGACGACCTCTTTCGCGATCGGCTCAAAACACTTCTTGACACCGCAGGTGTAACCATCGACGGCCCCAATCCGTGGGATGTCCGCGTGCACGATCCCCGCATGTTCAGAAAAACCGTGCTTGAGGGCAACCTCGGCTTTGGCGAGTCCTATATGGATGGCTGGTGGGAGTGCGACGATCTCGACGAGCTGTTTTACCGGATTCTCTCCTCCGGCATCGACCAGCAGCTTGTCACGCTCACCAAAGCGGTCAAAACGCTCCAGAGCACGGTTCGAAACCTGCAAAAACCCGCACGAGCCTTCACAGTGGGCAAACGGCATTACGATGCGGGCAATGACCTTTTCCTGGCTATGCTCGATCCCCTGATGCTCTACAGTTGCGCCTGCTGGAACAAGACCAGCGAACTCGCTCAGGCGCAGCGCAACAAGCTGACGCTGGTATTCAACAAGCTCGGCCTCGAACCGGGCATGAAGCTGCTCGACATCGGTTGCGGCTGGGGCGGAACCGCGCGGTTTGCCGCAGAACAGTATGGAGCGAAAGTGGTCGGCATTACCGTTTCCGAAGAACAGGCAAGCTTCGCGAGGAAGTTCTGCGCAAACCTCGATGTCGAAATCAGGCTGATGGATTACCGCAAGCTCGAAGGCACGTTCGACCGCATCGTCTCCCTCGGCATGCTCGAACATGTGGGATATCGGAACTACCGCACCTTTTTCGAAACCGCCCGTCACTGCCTTCATCACGATGGGCGTCTCCTCGTGCAGAGCATTGGCAGCAATACCCCCTCAATGGCGAACGATCCCTGGATCGAAAAATATATCTTCCCGAACTCCCTTTTGCCCGCGGCCAGCCAGATCACCCGTGCGTATGAACGCTGCTTTATCCTCGAAGACTGGCACTCTTTCGGCCACGACTACTCACTGACGCTCAAGGCCTGGGAAGAGAATTTCAGACGCAACTGGCCGCGACTTGAAAAGAACTATGATAACCGGTTCTACCGCATGTGGCGCTACTACCTGTTAAGCTGTTCGGGCGCTTTCCGGGCGCGCGCCATCCAGCTATGGCAGATTCTGCTCAGCCCGAGCGGCATCAGGGGCAAGTGCCTGATTCCGCACGAGCCATCCGCATCAGGGTTCAGGGATAGAGAAAGCGACCGTGGTTCTTCTCGTTGAATTTGCGCACCTCTTTCTGCGCAGTATGGAGAATCTTGTCGATCGGCTTCTTCCTGACAAGCATATGTCGATAGCGATCGGTTCCGGCAAGCTTGTCGAAAAACTCCTTGTTCAGGTCGAGCTGGTCGGGATACAGCTTTTGCAAAACCAGCAGAATCGCCACTTGCATCCTGAAAGGATCGAAAATCGCACGATCGGTCACGGCAAGGCGGATACCGTAGCACGTCAGCCCAGCAAACTTGCTGCTCGACGGGATGAACGATGCCGGCTGAAGAGAAAGGCCCGGTAAATCGTATTGCTGCAGTTCCGATAACAGGACTTCGCTGTCGATAAACGGGGCACCGAAAAGTTTGAACGGAGCCTCGGTGCCGCGCCCCTCGCTCACTGCGGTAGCTTCGAGCATGACCGTAGCCGGGTAAAGCAGCAGCGTCTCGAAGTCACGGAGATTGGGCGATGGCGAACGGAAGCTGTACCCCTCAAGCGCGTCGGCGAACAAGTCGTGACGATAGCCACTCATGCGGACAACCTGCAACGAAAGCTCCGGGTAATCCCGCTGTTGCAGCCACGTAGCGATCTCCCCCACCGTCATACCGTGAATGAAGGGCAGCTCAGCCGCTCCGACAAACGACTCATAGTCCGGATCCAGCACGAAGCCGGAAACTGGCATAGGCGCAATGGGATTCGGCCGGTCAAGCACCATGAAGACGATCCCCGCGTCACGGCACGCCTCCATGGCGAGCTTCATGGTAGAGATGTAGGTAAAGCAGCGGACACCGGCGTCCTGAAGGTCGAACACCAGCACATCGATAGTTTTGAGAAGCTCAAGATCGGGGCGCTTCGTCTTGCCGTAGAGCGAATAGACCGCAATGCTGCCGCCAACTTCGTCATTACCGACTGCCTCCCCCGCCTGCCGCTCAAGCGTGAAGCCATGCTCCGGCGCCATGAGAAATTTCAGATCAACGCCATTGCTCAGCAACACCTGATAGCCCGGCTCCCCGGAGCGCGAAACCGACACGGCATTGGTAATCATGCCCACCCGTTTACCCTGAAGCTGCAAACATCTTTCGGAATCAAGCACGTCAATCCCATACCGGAACGGCTCGGCATAGGCTGTGGAAGCAGCAAGAACAAGCAGAAACAACAAAAAAGAGGTAATGCGGCCCATGAGGAAATAGCCCTGGAAATTTGCGGAGGATTGGTCTTGCTTCTTACAGAACTTATAGGTCGTATAAGTCCTATAAGAAAAAAGCTAAACGAAGGCAATATACTTTGCGAAAGCAGTAAAAAAACACGGAGGCTCTAAACAAAAAAAGGCCGCACAACATGGCGCGGCCTCTGAATGGTGGTGGGGACAGGACTTGAACCTGCAACCTTCGGGTTATGAGCCCGACGAGCTACCAATTGCTCCACCCCACGATGTAAAGTCTTTTTAATGTACAACTTCCATCGTAATTAACAAACAATTAACTGACAGAGTTCCCATTTATACCCTCGCCCTGCGGTTCCAGCAGAAACAGGCGACCATCGGCGCCCTCGACGGCGAGAATCATGCCCTGCGACAGCTCGCCCCGCATGGTGCGGTCGGCGAGATTGGCCACCAGCACAACGTTCTTGCCCACCATCTGTTCGGGCGTGAAGTGCTGCGCGATGCCCGAGAGCACCTGGCGCTGTTCCGAGCCGACCTGCAATTGCAGCTTGAGCAGCTTGTTGGCCTTCTTGACCGGCTCGCATGCGATCACTCTGGCAACGCGCAGATCGACTTTCTGGAAGTCGTCGAAGGTGATCTCCGGCTTGAAGGTCATCGGCGCAGGCTGTTCGGCGGCTTCGCGTCGCTCCGCTTCGGCAAGCAGGGCTTCGATCTTTTTCAGCTCGGGCTCGAGGTCTTTGTCTTCGATCTTCGAGAAGAGGATTTCCGACGAACCGAGCAGCTTGTGCCCTTTCTTCAACCCCGGTTCGAGCGCCTTGCGCCAAACCGGATTGCCGGGTTCGACCAGGTCGTCGATTCTGCCCTCGAAGCCGAGCATCTTCCAGATGCGATTGGCGGTTTCAGGCACGATCGGCCAGAAGAGCAGCGCGAGCGTGTGGCAAAGGTTCAGCGACACGGCCATCGTGCGGCCCGCGGCTTCCGGATCGACCTTGATGACTTTCCACGGCTCGCTCTCGGTGAGATAGCGGTTGGCGAAGCGGGCAATCTCCATCGCCTGTGCGGTTGCCTCGCGGAAATGGAAGCCCTCGTAGGCCGCTTCGAGCTTGCCGAAGCTCGCCAACCAGTCGATGCCGAGGCCGTCCCACGCTTCAAGATCGATGTCCGCAGGCACCTCGCCGCCGAAGCGCGAGTTAGTGAAGTCGATCGAGCGCTTGATGAAGTTGCCGAGCGTGTCGGCCAGCTCGCCGTTGGTGCGGTTCTGGAAGTCGCTCCAGCTGAAGTCGGTGTCCTTGTTCTCCGGGTAGTTCATCGCGATGCTGTAGCGCAGCGTGTCCGCCGGGAAGCGTTCGAGGAACTCGCCGAGATAGACCGCATAGTTGCGCGACTTGGAGAACTTGCGTCCCTCGAAGTTCATGAACTCGGAGGCCGGAACATTGTCGGCCAGCTCGTAGCGTCCCTCGCTGCGCCCCTCGTTCCAGGCCATCAAAATCGCCGGGAACATCAGCGTGTGGAACACGACGTTGTCCTTGCCGATGAAGTTGATGATGCGGGTCTCCGGATCCTGCCAGTAGCGCCGCCAGAGTTCGGAGTCGCCCTGCTTTTCGGCCCACTCTTTCGTGAATGAAATGTAGCCAAGCACGGCGTCGAACCAGACGTAGAGCACCTTGCCCTTCGCCTCTTCGGAGTCGAGCGGCAACGAGATGCCCCAGAAGAGGTCGCGGGTGATGGCGCGGTCGGCGAGGCCCTGGTTGAGCCACGTGCGAGAGTAGTTCACCACGTTGGAGCGCCAGTCGCCGGTGTGCCGTTCAACAAAGGCTTCGAGCTGCTTCTGGTAGCGCCCGAGCGGGAAGTACCAGTGCAGGGTTTCGCGCAACTCCGGCGTAGCATCGGAGAGCTTGCTCTTCGGATCGATCAGCTCGGTCGGACTGAGGTGCGTGCCGCACTGCTCACACTGGTCGCCGTTCGCGCCGGGAGTCTTGCAGACCGGGCATGTGCCGGTGATGTAGCGGTCGGAGAGGAAGCGCCCCGCCTTCGGATCGAAAAACTGCTTTTCGGTCTTCTTGACGAAAATCCCCTTTTTCTCGATTTCCGAGAAAAACTCACGAGCGGTCTCGTGATGCACCGGCCCGCTGGTGCGGCCGTAATAATCAAAGGAGATACCGCACCTGGCGAAGGCATCCGCATTCATTTTGTGGTAGCGATCAACCACGTCCTGCGGTGAAATGCCCTCCTTGTCGGCGGTAATGGTAATCGGCACGCCGTGCTCGTCCGAGCCGCCGATGTGGATCACGTCGTGGCCGCAGAGGCGTTTGTAGCGTACGTAAATGTCGGCGGGCAGATAAACCCCGGCGAGGTGGCCGAGGTGCACCGGGCCGTTGGCGTAAGGAAGAGCGGTCGTGACAAGCGTCCTTTGGAACGTATGGCTCATATCGAAAGGTCTTTCAGAAAATAGGTCTAGCTCCCGGCAAGGGGAAAAATGCGTTTAACTGTATCAGGAAATGTGGAGCGACAACGGCACTTACGGGCGCTGACCAGCCATTTTGTTGTACTGATCGAACGAGATGCGGCGCTTCTGGCCGCTGCTCTCGTAGCGGATCCAGATGCATTTCCGCTGTGGATCGACCCCCTCGACAACGGCATTGCCCTCCCGAACGGCAAAAGTAGTGCCGACTGCTGGCCAGCTATTGCTGCGGCATGAACCGTTCTTGCCTCCATTCCCTTTCGAAAACCCGAGGCAGCATTTGGGACGGTTGCACAAACCGATGGTGTTGAAAGAGAGGTTATCTCCGTTCGTCCCCTCAAACGTCTGAGGTTTTTCAGCAAACGGATTGGAGTGAATCTTCTGCATCCAGGTCGAGCAGCACAGCGAGCAGCCGCACGAGCCCTGGCTGTTGGTGCGACGGGCCTCTTCGCGTGTGGTGATCTGCACCATCTGGATTCGCGCCTTGAACTCGCCGGCAAGGTCACGTACCAGGCCGCGGAAATCGACGCGATGCGTAGCCGTGTAATAGACCGAAAGCTTCTGCTGATCGAGCCTGAGGTCGATATCGACCAGCTTCATGTCGAGCCGATGACGCTCGATCCGCTCGTGACAGGCTGCCCTGATCTCCGGCTCGCGTTTGCGAAGCTCGGTAAACGCAGCAACATCCTCCTCGCTGGCGTTGCGGATGACAGCCGGCAGCTCATCTATTTTTTCCATCAAACCCTTGAGCTCAAGCTTGCGCTGCGCAATCCGGCCCATCGAATAGACCATGCCGAAATCATAACCGCCATCAGCTTCCAGAATCACCGGCATGCCGATCGAAAGCTCACCACCTGTCTTGTTGACGTAAAATTCCCGGCGGCATCCTTTCAGCTCGACCTCGCAGACCTGAGCGGCACTCTCCGCCAGTTCCCCGGCATAGAGGTCAGTGGTCTGCTCATGTAGTAGCTTCGAAAGTTTCAGCCTGATCCTGGCATTATCGCCAAGCAGGCAACTGCATAAAACCGTACTCATACAACATTGTCCTGATCATCACTGCCGCTCCCCTGCTCGGTGAAACGACAGCACTATTTTTTAACCTCACTTCTCTGCCGAACCACTTCCGGAGAAGAGCTTACGAAACGCTTCGACACGCCGGTTGATCGATTCCGAACCGCGTATAACCATATCGAAGCCGTCGAGACGTCGCTCGATCACCGCTTGCTTCACCTTGTCGAGATGGGATTCGGTCGTCTGCTCCATGAAGGCGGTCAGGGCGTCAAGCCCCTGCCAATCCGCTCTTTTCAGCACTCTCGGCGACCCGAAAGACAGGAAAAGTTCAGGTTTCTGCTCCTCAAGATATTCAATACGGCTGACAACTGAAACAAGATAGAGTGATTCGCTCTTTTTCAGAACACGATCAGCAATGCCGGCCGTTCCCCTGAAAAAAACGAGCGGACGTTTATCGACATGCTCGATCTTTCCCTGCGGAAAAATCCAGAGCGCGTTCTGCTTTTCACTTGGTGACAGCAGGCACGTTGCAGCGTAATCAAGCGTGGCGATGGCGCTTCGCGCATTGGATCGGTCGATGGAAAAGGCCCCGAGCCGGGTGAAAAACTGGTGCTTGAGAAGCTGCGGATACTCGATGATGATGAAGAGGTTCTGCCGGAAATAGAGCTCCGTGCAGAGCTGCGACCAGAAGCCATCCCACCAGTAGGCGTGGTTACCGTAGAAAATGACCGGAATCGAAGGATCCATTTCCGGCAGACCGGTCGGCATCTGCACCCTCAGCGAGTGGAAATGCCGCCGGAACTGCCAGCGCGAATACCAGCCGAACCATCGAGTATATGCCCAGCTCCGGCGAACCTTCAGCATGGGCTGCGCTTAGCTGAACGCTTTTCTGATGCGGTTGACCGCCTCGGCCAGCTCTTCGATAGAGGCCGCATAGGACAGGCGCAGGTTCTCCGGCGCTCCGAACGCATCACCAGGCACGGTGGCCACGTAGTGCTCGGCGAGCAGATACTCCGCGACGTCGGTCGAGTCCTTCATCACATTGCCACCAAAGGTTTTGCCGAGCAGACCTTTGATGGACGGGAAGATGTAGAATGCGCCCTCCGGCAACGTGCATTCGATGCCGGGAATGGTGTTCAACTCGCGGAACATAAAATCGCGGCGCTTCTCGAACTCCGCACGGCGCTGTTCGACGATGGACTGGTCGCCATCGAGAGCAGCCACGGCGGCCTTCTGGGCGATGGAGTTCGCGTTCGAGGTGGTCTGCGACTGAATCTTGTCGCACGCCTTGATGATCCATTTCGGCGCAGCCAGGTAGCCGATACGCCAACCGGTCATCGAGTAGCTCTTGGAAGTGCCGTTGCTGACGATCACCCAGGGCTTCATCTCCGGAATCCGCGCAGGTGAGAAGGGTCGCACGCCACCATAGCAGATCATGTCGTACATCTCGTCGGAGATGATGAAAATCTCCTTGCCCTCGAGCACCTTCATCAACGCACGCACCTCGGCTTCGTTGTACACCGCGCCGGAGGGGTTCGATGGCGAGTTGAGCACGAGCACCTTCGTCTTCGGCGTGATGGCCGCGGCGAGTTGCTCCGGCGTCATTTTGTAGCCGGTCTCGATGGAGGTTTCGACGATCACCGGCGTCGCTCCGGCCAGGCGAGCCATCTCGGGGAAGCTCACCCAGTAGGGCGCGGGCACGATCACCTCGTCACCCTCGTCGCAGAGCGCAAGGAAGGTGTTGGCGAGCGTCTGCTTGCCACCGTTGCTGACGATGATTTCATCTTCGGCGTATTCCAGGCCGTTATCGCGCTGGAGTTTACGGATGATCGCTTTTTTCAGCTCCGGAATTCCGGCGTTTGCCGTATAGCGGGTGAAGCCGGAACGGATCGCCTCGATGCCCGCCTCGCAGACGTTATCCGGAGTCGGGAAGTCCGGTTCGCCCGCAGAAAGGCTCACGACATCCTTGCCTTCCGCCTTCATCTTTTTAGCCAGGCCGGTAATCCGCATCGTCTGCGATTCCTGCATGTTCTGCACTCTCTTGCTCAGGTATTGCTCATGGCTCTCTGCGCTCATGGTGGTGGTATTGGTTGTTAATTTGGTAATGCAAACTGTTATGACTGCCCCTCGCGCTCAGCCCGCTTTGCGTTCAGCTTGTCGAGCACGAAGGGGTGAACGAACTTGCTCACGTCGCCGCCAAGCATGGAGACTTCGCGGATGATGGTCGAGGCGACGTAGGTGTATTTGACGTTCGGCATGAGGAACACCGTCGTCACCTCCGGATAGAGGTGGCGGTTCAGAAGCGACATCTGGAACTCGTACTCGAAGTCCTTGACCTGCCGCACGCCGCGAACAATGGCGCTGGCTCCGGCCTGCCGCGCGTAATCGGCCAGAAGCCCCGCGTGCAGCACATCGACGCTCACATTCGAGAACTCGCGCACCACCTCGTGAACCATTTCAAGACGTTCATCGACAGAAAAAAGGGTCTGCTTCTGGCTGTTCTCGGCCAGTACCACTTCGACGTGATCGAAGATGTTCAGCGCCCGTTCGAGCACGTCGAGATGACCGTTGGTGAAGGGGTCGAAGGTTCCCGGATAGATGGCTTTTCTGGTCATGAAATCACGGTTCGGGTGTAAAAAAAGAGACTCGCGTCGTTCCGTAATCCTTGTGGAAAAGGTACCCGCGTGATTGAGAAAAATCGTGGCTTGCATGGTGCTCGATCAACAGCAGCCCATCGGCAGCAAGCAGACCGGTATCGAGAATCGAACGGATAAGCAGCTCGTAATCCTCCCAGCGGTAGGGCGGATCGCAGAACACCAGCTCGAATGGCCCCTCCTGCCGCTTGAGAAACGCCGAGACATCGGCCATGACGAACCGCGCTGAACTCTGTACGCCGATGTCGGCAGCCGTCTGCTTCATCGTATCGAGCGCCTTGCGATTCTGCTCCACAAAGCACACGCTCCGTGCGCCGCGGCTCAGCGCCTCGAAGCCGAGATTGCCGAATCCGGCAAACAGGTCCAGCACGTCGATGCCCTCAAAATCGATCCGCGCCGCAAGCGTATCAAAGAGCGACTTTTTGACCCTGCTGGTGCAGGGCCGGATGTCGCGCGAAGGCAGATGCCTGATCTTTCGCCCCCGGTATCTGCCCGCATGAATCTGCAAGTCCTATCGAAACAGCTTAAAAGTCACCGAAAATAGTCACGCCGAGAATCTCCAGCGCCTTTGCCTCGTCCTCTTTGGACGGAGGTTTGCCATGCCAGTTGGACTTGTCGGGCATCGTACCTTCAAAGAAGGGTACACCCTTGCCCATGACCGTTTTAGCCAGAACCACCACCGGTTTGGTGCGGCCTGTATCCTTGCGAAGATACTCAAGCGTATCGATGAAATGCTCGATGTCGTTGCCGTCGCAGGAGAGCACATCCCAGCCGAAGGCTCGCCATTTGTCGGCAAAAGGCTCGACCTCCATCACGTCCGAAACCTCACCGTCGATCTGCTGGTTGTTGTAATCGACAATGCCGATCAGGTTGCCGAGTTGATAATGGGCGGCGCTCATGGCGGCCTCCCAAATCTGCCCTTCCTGGCACTCGCCGTCGCCCATCAGACAGAAAACCTCTACCCTTTTTGCCATCCATGCGCAGGCCAAGCGCCGCACCGACAGCCGCCGACAAACCCTGACCAAGCGAACCGGATGCGATATTGATGCCCGGAAGCCCCGACTCGCAGGTCGGATGCCCCTGCAGGTAGGAGTT
This portion of the Chlorobaculum parvum NCIB 8327 genome encodes:
- a CDS encoding Maf family protein, producing the protein MTSRRKLILASQSPRRRELLAMTGIPFETASVEIDETFDPALTVEKNVMAISKQKAEAVMWTLPQDAGEAIVLGSDTTVVLDGAALGKPGDADHAFEMLSALQGRSHEVLTGFCILHDGKAITDYARTIVEIGAMTPGEITRYIEVMKPFDKAGSYGIQDPLLACFVTGIDGCYYNVVGLPVSKVYAALKPLFPLDANR
- the miaA gene encoding tRNA (adenosine(37)-N6)-dimethylallyltransferase MiaA, whose translation is MSQKPVLVILGPTASGKTELAFRIARKTGGEIISADSRQIYRSMDIGTAKPPKWMLNEVKHHFIDEKEIGEPFSAGDFAEQAAERIRELRQRGITPIVAGGSTLYLEGLLKGFAELPQSNPEIRARLKHELELHGAEALYRRLEAFDPEQAKTLDPTKTQRLIRSLEIIEISGTTVTALQRKTSGPPPGIEFTVIALDLPREVLYERINRRTSEMMHAGLEAETRHLFDKFRDEWRSKKLNALATVGYRELFEHFEGLYNLETAEALIAQHTRNYAKRQLTFFRNRLDVEWVKGPLDEAGIEALVESLCEKIA
- a CDS encoding STAS domain-containing protein translates to MKHSISTRKELTILKLEEQVFDVRHAEWFRTTIDTMVSDEASRNIIIDFSQVKAIDSSGIGSILLAHQRANSSEGLAIFVSLCQQIKDLLKLANLDKQLFIFSSINEVMTLIEPALKGKRASKARRQQQNDDDNDGDDEVNEEIDILPDDAYESESFDDMDDETTDDSNEREEDDDEAEVKPRKVAKTPKKRGRPKKNSQPVKAVRKKSEHLD
- the cfa gene encoding cyclopropane fatty acyl phospholipid synthase, which produces MLDDLFRDRLKTLLDTAGVTIDGPNPWDVRVHDPRMFRKTVLEGNLGFGESYMDGWWECDDLDELFYRILSSGIDQQLVTLTKAVKTLQSTVRNLQKPARAFTVGKRHYDAGNDLFLAMLDPLMLYSCACWNKTSELAQAQRNKLTLVFNKLGLEPGMKLLDIGCGWGGTARFAAEQYGAKVVGITVSEEQASFARKFCANLDVEIRLMDYRKLEGTFDRIVSLGMLEHVGYRNYRTFFETARHCLHHDGRLLVQSIGSNTPSMANDPWIEKYIFPNSLLPAASQITRAYERCFILEDWHSFGHDYSLTLKAWEENFRRNWPRLEKNYDNRFYRMWRYYLLSCSGAFRARAIQLWQILLSPSGIRGKCLIPHEPSASGFRDRESDRGSSR
- a CDS encoding exo-beta-N-acetylmuramidase NamZ family protein — translated: MGRITSFLLFLLVLAASTAYAEPFRYGIDVLDSERCLQLQGKRVGMITNAVSVSRSGEPGYQVLLSNGVDLKFLMAPEHGFTLERQAGEAVGNDEVGGSIAVYSLYGKTKRPDLELLKTIDVLVFDLQDAGVRCFTYISTMKLAMEACRDAGIVFMVLDRPNPIAPMPVSGFVLDPDYESFVGAAELPFIHGMTVGEIATWLQQRDYPELSLQVVRMSGYRHDLFADALEGYSFRSPSPNLRDFETLLLYPATVMLEATAVSEGRGTEAPFKLFGAPFIDSEVLLSELQQYDLPGLSLQPASFIPSSSKFAGLTCYGIRLAVTDRAIFDPFRMQVAILLVLQKLYPDQLDLNKEFFDKLAGTDRYRHMLVRKKPIDKILHTAQKEVRKFNEKNHGRFLYP
- the metG gene encoding methionine--tRNA ligase; the encoded protein is MSHTFQRTLVTTALPYANGPVHLGHLAGVYLPADIYVRYKRLCGHDVIHIGGSDEHGVPITITADKEGISPQDVVDRYHKMNADAFARCGISFDYYGRTSGPVHHETAREFFSEIEKKGIFVKKTEKQFFDPKAGRFLSDRYITGTCPVCKTPGANGDQCEQCGTHLSPTELIDPKSKLSDATPELRETLHWYFPLGRYQKQLEAFVERHTGDWRSNVVNYSRTWLNQGLADRAITRDLFWGISLPLDSEEAKGKVLYVWFDAVLGYISFTKEWAEKQGDSELWRRYWQDPETRIINFIGKDNVVFHTLMFPAILMAWNEGRSEGRYELADNVPASEFMNFEGRKFSKSRNYAVYLGEFLERFPADTLRYSIAMNYPENKDTDFSWSDFQNRTNGELADTLGNFIKRSIDFTNSRFGGEVPADIDLEAWDGLGIDWLASFGKLEAAYEGFHFREATAQAMEIARFANRYLTESEPWKVIKVDPEAAGRTMAVSLNLCHTLALLFWPIVPETANRIWKMLGFEGRIDDLVEPGNPVWRKALEPGLKKGHKLLGSSEILFSKIEDKDLEPELKKIEALLAEAERREAAEQPAPMTFKPEITFDDFQKVDLRVARVIACEPVKKANKLLKLQLQVGSEQRQVLSGIAQHFTPEQMVGKNVVLVANLADRTMRGELSQGMILAVEGADGRLFLLEPQGEGINGNSVS
- a CDS encoding PSP1 domain-containing protein — encoded protein: MSTVLCSCLLGDNARIRLKLSKLLHEQTTDLYAGELAESAAQVCEVELKGCRREFYVNKTGGELSIGMPVILEADGGYDFGMVYSMGRIAQRKLELKGLMEKIDELPAVIRNASEEDVAAFTELRKREPEIRAACHERIERHRLDMKLVDIDLRLDQQKLSVYYTATHRVDFRGLVRDLAGEFKARIQMVQITTREEARRTNSQGSCGCSLCCSTWMQKIHSNPFAEKPQTFEGTNGDNLSFNTIGLCNRPKCCLGFSKGNGGKNGSCRSNSWPAVGTTFAVREGNAVVEGVDPQRKCIWIRYESSGQKRRISFDQYNKMAGQRP
- a CDS encoding lysophospholipid acyltransferase family protein — protein: MLKVRRSWAYTRWFGWYSRWQFRRHFHSLRVQMPTGLPEMDPSIPVIFYGNHAYWWDGFWSQLCTELYFRQNLFIIIEYPQLLKHQFFTRLGAFSIDRSNARSAIATLDYAATCLLSPSEKQNALWIFPQGKIEHVDKRPLVFFRGTAGIADRVLKKSESLYLVSVVSRIEYLEEQKPELFLSFGSPRVLKRADWQGLDALTAFMEQTTESHLDKVKQAVIERRLDGFDMVIRGSESINRRVEAFRKLFSGSGSAEK